In Schizosaccharomyces osmophilus chromosome 1, complete sequence, the genomic window GGATGGATGATAAAATGCTTCTCACGGAAGTTCATTTACTAGAATCTAGAGTTTATCATGCCATTCGAAACATTCCCAAAGCTCGTGCTTCCCTTACCGCTGCTCGTACGGCCGCTAATGCCATATACTGCCCTGCTGCCCTTCAAGCCAGCTTAGATATGCAAAGCGGTATTTTACATGCTGAAGAGGCAGACTTTAAAACCGCTTACTCCTATTTTTATGAAGCTTATGAAGGTTACAACTCATTGGACGACGTGAAAAAggctctttcttctttcaaatataTGCTACTTTCTCAGATCATGTTAAACTCTATATCTGAGGTAAAATCTTTGTTAACAGGAAAGCACTCTGTGAAGTACTCTGGAAGGGAGATAGACGCCATGCGTGCTGTCGCCCAAGCTCATGAAAATCGTTCTCTCgctgaatttgaaaaggcCTTACAAGACTTCAAGCAAGAATTGGCCTCTGATCCTATAATCCGTTCTCATCTTAGCACTTTATATGATAACCTCTTAGAACAAAACTTACTTCGTGTCGTAGAACCTTACAGTCGCATCGAAGTTTCACACATTGCCAATTTGATTGGTCTTTCTACCGTACAAGTTGAAGGTAAACTTAGTCAAATGATTTTAGACAAAGTGTTTTATGGAATTCTTGATCAAGGTAGCGGCGTCTTAATTGTCTTTGATGAACCCCAACAAGATAAAACTTACGAGGCTGCTTTGGAGGTCATTAAGAACATGGGAACAGTTGTTGatcttttaattgaaaacaaagcttCTGCTTTACTTTAAaatgttatttttcatttttcatgagcccaaataaataatctcttattcaaaatattctcgtgtatatttatatttaaatgACAAAAAACTAGATTCGTATTGATAGTGTAATAGAGTTTATGTACgaattttacaaaagactcttttttttagtcTGCAGCAGCAGAATTGGTATCCACATCTTCCTCAATGATTAAACCCATTGAAGGATTATCTTCTTCAACCCCAGCATCATATTGTACTGCCCGCCAACCAACTTCAGCATCAGAGTCACGCACCAAATCAAGAGTAGGGAAATAGTGCTCATTCATTTTAATGGTCAAAATAACGGGTACCTTGTCAAACGTTACTGTACTCACCCTTACATACGAATTATCCCGAACTTTGCGAACTTCACGAACAAAACTTTCAAGGTCTAAAGTAGGGACACCATTGATGGCAGTGATAAATTGAGCAATACCCAAGTCATACTGATCCGCAGGTGAGCCTCTACTGCGATTTGTGACAAATACATTAGACGGTAGGCCCTCACATTGGAGACGAACAGCTCTGTGTGGAGCTTGAATCGTAGCACCCCAGCATATAATCACCCTATTTGTTTCACAGTTTTCGGTAGAGAAAGTAGGTACCTTAATATTCACTTCCTTTCCTTCACGAAGAATGTCCAtctctatttcttcaacatcTTCAGCTTCAATATCCTGAACACGCGTCACAGGTTTTCCGTTAGCGCTTAAAATTACATCTCCATCAGTTAAAACACGAGGAGTATTTGCCTCAACATGAGTAATCATAAAGAGTTGATGGCGCTTTTCGTTTGCACTTTCAATCTGCTGTATACGTTCGGCGGATAATCCCATACTCCTCGCATGAGCTAATTGAATAGCACGGAATTCTACATTTAAAATTCTGATATGTGGGTTAACATTATCCTGTAATCGTCTTAGGGTTGATAAGACGACAGGAGATGCCAAACCTAGATGATACTTCACATCGGTACCGCGGCTTGTCTGCTCACCATAGTGGGTAAGCCAAAGAGCAACAACTTGGCCTTCGTCGTCTGTTAGGACACCGGATCCACATTGTGATCCGAGACCAGATTCAATAGTTATTGACTCGAAATTGACAGCTCTGAATCGTGGCATTGGATTGGGAGGAATAACCATAGTGATAACGTCGGTCACGGAGGTCCTTGTAGCGACAACTCTAGATTTGGAATTGAATCCAAAGAAATTTACGTTATCGCCTTGAGAGACATAATGGTTGCGCAACTCGGCCGCCTTGATAGGAGTTTCACCTAACAATTTGGGATCgtatttaataaaagttAAGTTTTGGGTTGGGTGAAGATGTAAAACCTCAGCTGGAATTTGTATAGAATCGGCAACCGTGATCGTCAAATCTCCCAAAGCATAAGGCACAGTGCATCGGCTTGTGACGGCAATACCATTTTCCTTATCCAAAACTAGAGCAGttccttgttttctactttttcgATAGCCATCCAAATGAATGGGCATATAACAAGTAATTTTAACAAAGCAATTATTGATGTCAGCAGTAGGGCCAAAGTTCTCCACATTAAGTTTGGGAATAGATGTGGTGCATGGAACGTTAGGTTTTGCAGGTAAAGGATCACCAAGATTTTGGAAGTCCCAGAAACCACTTTCGTCATTTCTAGTAGCTAAACGAAAAGCTTTAGCCCAATGACGGTCGACTTCAATGACATCTGTAACCAAAGAGTGTTTGTCGTGAATAAAACGATAGCCAACAGCAACACGCGAACGGTCAGGAATGGTCTTCATGACATTGATGAAGGCATCTAAGTCGGGAACCGGTTTATACGCCACACTTTCAAGCAAATAGCAGTATTCTGGACCTTCCAAACGGAAAGAACCAGCAGGCTCACTAATAAAAACACCTTTTACTGGCAAGGCATATTGACGAGCAAGTTGGTAGGATAGGTTATGGAATTTTGCACCACAAACTTCTACATACTTGTCAGGAGCAATATCATGAGTACTTTGCACTCTGCAGGTGACGTCCACTTTGTTGTTTCCACGTTGAACGGTAAGAACAATGTCTTGACCGATGGATTCATCTAAAATGCTTTCCAACTCAATAAGATCAATCAAGTATTTTGAATtcagatgaagaagaatatcACCTTCATGTAATTTATTGTGAGAAGGTCCTTCAGGAAGCACCGTTTCAACGACCAACATGCTTGTCGCACCGGGAAACAGACCTCTAACTTGTTCTTCAATTGCTGTATCCAATCCTAAGCGAGAGCATTCGTCAAAAGGCTTGATCAAAAACTGGGCTTGAATACTACCTCTAGTGATAggtttcttgttttgaagGCATCGTAAAGCGCGTAATGGGCGGTCCAATGGTAAAAAGTAATCGGTAGCTGCAATCATGTGACCACCTGCTTGTAAAGCAACGACATTCCCGTTCCTTTCTACAACGGGACTTCCGCTTGAGCCACCGCTTGCGTTGGCAGCAGCTTGAATATAGTTTGTGTTGAAGTCACAGTACGTTAATTCACCATAGTCGGGAACATTACGATCAACTCGGGAAATCCAACCAGCTAG contains:
- the rpn6 gene encoding 19S proteasome regulatory subunit Rpn6, which produces MSSNASIEQAGAELKSKNFAKAEIIYREILQKDVKKDDSLINEQEQAIIGLSDLYVAENRHGDLAKFVQEVRPLMSNFSKAKSAKIIRTLIDKFSGAKSSLLLQIEVTKSCREWAIDEKRTFLRQALDTKLISLYYENSSYTDAINLTNTILFELKRMDDKMLLTEVHLLESRVYHAIRNIPKARASLTAARTAANAIYCPAALQASLDMQSGILHAEEADFKTAYSYFYEAYEGYNSLDDVKKALSSFKYMLLSQIMLNSISEVKSLLTGKHSVKYSGREIDAMRAVAQAHENRSLAEFEKALQDFKQELASDPIIRSHLSTLYDNLLEQNLLRVVEPYSRIEVSHIANLIGLSTVQVEGKLSQMILDKVFYGILDQGSGVLIVFDEPQQDKTYEAALEVIKNMGTVVDLLIENKASALL
- the htr12 gene encoding serine protease, involved in lipid metabolism, whose product is MSLKKRARANSVVQENDDKMPKMNGLYEPAAEAAPTSHLAESGKWKESIARVVRCVVSIRFSQVASFDTDESGTGEASAFIVDAKNGYMLTNRHVVCAGPFIGHAILDNHEEVEVYPAYRDPVHDFGFLRFDPKRIRYMNVEQLELRPDLAKVGAEIRVIGNDAAEKLSILAGWISRVDRNVPDYGELTYCDFNTNYIQAAANASGGSSGSPVVERNGNVVALQAGGHMIAATDYFLPLDRPLRALRCLQNKKPITRGSIQAQFLIKPFDECSRLGLDTAIEEQVRGLFPGATSMLVVETVLPEGPSHNKLHEGDILLHLNSKYLIDLIELESILDESIGQDIVLTVQRGNNKVDVTCRVQSTHDIAPDKYVEVCGAKFHNLSYQLARQYALPVKGVFISEPAGSFRLEGPEYCYLLESVAYKPVPDLDAFINVMKTIPDRSRVAVGYRFIHDKHSLVTDVIEVDRHWAKAFRLATRNDESGFWDFQNLGDPLPAKPNVPCTTSIPKLNVENFGPTADINNCFVKITCYMPIHLDGYRKSRKQGTALVLDKENGIAVTSRCTVPYALGDLTITVADSIQIPAEVLHLHPTQNLTFIKYDPKLLGETPIKAAELRNHYVSQGDNVNFFGFNSKSRVVATRTSVTDVITMVIPPNPMPRFRAVNFESITIESGLGSQCGSGVLTDDEGQVVALWLTHYGEQTSRGTDVKYHLGLASPVVLSTLRRLQDNVNPHIRILNVEFRAIQLAHARSMGLSAERIQQIESANEKRHQLFMITHVEANTPRVLTDGDVILSANGKPVTRVQDIEAEDVEEIEMDILREGKEVNIKVPTFSTENCETNRVIICWGATIQAPHRAVRLQCEGLPSNVFVTNRSRGSPADQYDLGIAQFITAINGVPTLDLESFVREVRKVRDNSYVRVSTVTFDKVPVILTIKMNEHYFPTLDLVRDSDAEVGWRAVQYDAGVEEDNPSMGLIIEEDVDTNSAAAD